A genomic stretch from Chitinophaga agri includes:
- a CDS encoding Ig-like domain-containing protein, with the protein MRRYFTNSFYRSLLFIAVGLLGILPVKAQVDIKLGNSTSGSEISWYPCPLQDYERGARAQYLYLASDLQAAGMGAGSISALGFNVLNLRGMGLVENYVIKVGFVTLNNLDETRWETVTTQVYGPTHYQPVAGYNKFQFNAPLTWNGSDNIIVEVCNGDPNGGTSNENPEVAFTTMMPYKAAHTYRGDDGTECGTTAVSNTGELTTRPDILFTWTAAAACTGTPTTGTVVANAGELCSTGKVYLSLNGTTLASGLTFQWQSSANNNSWTNISGGSLPSITVSQTASTWYRCIVTCASGNAATSASLQVATPAAVSGTFTIDSRLATGGTNFHSFADAINFIRCGINGNVVFNVAAGSGPYTEQVQIPAITGASATSTITINGNAEILQYQSSNVKKQYTLELNDADYVTINNLHVKAESVDWSKYGIPVHLTNDADNNTISNCVIDNTLTTSNDQYGGAGIALTGGPALTDDDAKCDNNTLINNTITGGFYGISLLGGQFTSVAGNKVINNKIYDVHNAGIKLQGTFNTLVDGNEVSNPTRTTQWSFFGIELRALNTKAVVNGNRLHSPYSAMPGFEKPAVGIQVDMVVALTTLENKITNNLIYDMNSGANVTGINCSYSNNIWFYHNTIVLDGATKPGTYETKGFTADNGAGGLEFKNNLIYISRAGNFKKYAMYTDGAGAGLVSDRNAFFISPTTTNAFIGYDGQDAATLAQWQSISGREQGSVFGDPLFADTATGNFKPQNSAINDKGLYADVAVDITGATRSTTAPDAGAYEFTPPVCTAPPTPGTATVSKAIVCQNTSVMLGASGNSIGIGQTYQWQTAVAPAGPFTSIGNVLSSPDTTITATATLYYRVAVTCSGNTTYATPVLLTVNPAMAPNTYTINKNAAASATNFTSFTAAADALSCGITGPIVFNVVPGSGPYNEQLILDTIKGSSAVNTVTFNGNGNTIAYSSDLTTERAVVKLRHSDHVIIDSLNIDASGPGEFGYGLHIMDHADSNIVRRCTIQLSTNESWGKTTVVINGSGMEDGSSYNASYCDGNLIEQNNIIGGYVGVTLFGKEEYPVVNNRIVNNNITDFAESAIFTQGTLNTVISGNKISRPTRDNNFNDFYGIRVGFSDGILIENNRISNPYGGNKTVYGGFTGISVEQTRGKGWSIVSNNIIHATDGSGSNVIGVYGGFASKTGIYHNTIEIESSPESDVYGFSLDAGSDSVAFNNNIVSIRSAGSTRFDRIGVRVSDISNSVLSTRNNNIYLAATGRAYIAKLEQATVANIADWQASPFGAGSISVAPIYVDATNGNYAPVISPFDNAGIPVGIAKDIIGTNRSTTTPDLGAYEINIPACTAPPTPGTATATPNSGLCLGDTVKLNLTGNSQGGTQTYHWQHAKAAAGPWTSFGEWQFVPDMVTPMTFENYFRCIVVCGTDTTYSAAVQVNMNAAFAAGLYTINPAKPAGVTNFQSFTKAVEALECGIDGPVVFDVAPATYNEHIRMHEVAGAGPDSRITFRSENGNVAGVVLTYKSPYDSNYIVALDSASYVTFQGITMKSTDNNYGKVIVLSGTTSYDSILNCKLSAPRQINSSTDVAVIIGESYLGKNMVIKGNTIENGSAGVYLYGIGDQSQSLDHVIDSNIINNSFKWGIYSQYTSRLQMTRNIINLDGDMSSTGYGMYVFESDTAWQINHNTINILNSLSGDRIYGIQARWGNTTTYAPFEIIGNKIIALTNNKASIYGLHTGDNSNSNVINNVISVVTAHKTVYALYVDGDKSATYYNNTIYNGSPDLSGKTTNITARFRDDEGSSVVVRNNIFSHGAAGIALDMGSVTGENTDYNLIHSSGAVLASSNLYKDATLASWVGHTGLDVHSIFYKPAINLNDGSPIVNSSDVWALNGRGVQMPWNNLDINDQARSVTLQDGVPDLGAYEFVPTSTPALLTAVPATPAAGTTQHFMMGSDSVMSISWAAGAPVPATVNIRRYTGTTPPNVSASVEKMYFYNDVETTGSGTYDFSVKTFYMDPWQGFVRSQSQLGLGRTDAADKWLVGDSSKVDEFNNYITEPKLSFLDKFTGLVDSARAVVPVVIPPADSSNRGTRFWVAYGHHEFFPGDNDQDMVLYLSAQEAADVTVKVNGTNWIKHYHLDANTTLSTDRIPKNGLEDARLVAEGLFDRGISIESDKPIVAYAHIYGEQSSGATMLLPVGTYGYEYYALGYNQVYGAGDYSWAYVIADQPNTVVEITPSVPTATGHPANVPFTVTLNKGDVYQVLGARVDDRTGYDITGTRFKAVSNSIGKCYPIAVFSGSSRTSVSCDPSGSGGNGDNIIQQCFPSQAWGKRYLTAPTSTDEDPSKMMGNVYRIMVKDPATVVKVDGTVLTGLNKGRFYQYVSEAPTYIEADQPVMVAQYMASWGRCFNTGGYGDPEMIYLSPIEQGINKLGFYRNTEEGIQTNYLTLIIPTNGVSSLKIDNSTLVDYKYPHPSLPGYTVVVKRWDATQAQTYVESDSAFTAITYGLGEDESYGYNAGTLVRNLNTRTSISNVNNGTGASNDYTCVNTPFRFTFISTTTPATLQWNISKVSNITPAADVIQNAPVPVDSFIANGKKYYRFAIDADYSFSQAGTYYVPVVMQDPTFEGCDNKIETYLPVTVIAAPKVDYTTAFNGCVSDSVHFTGEGSTINSTTISKWKWEFGNSAIDSIQSPVYLYSTGGTYTVKLSLVAADGCIADTAKDLEVKGPAEGILVNDSLTVCSGSNISFEVQSPAADVVYNWYDAPTGGNLITTNSTLSVTNVTANAKYYLETNKDGCAAPVRTEAEVIVLPQLTAPVVKLDSTGVNALRFTWDAVANATGYQVSTDGLNWITPSSGSQGLSHTITGLQPVQEVKLWVRALGCAPMDAGPVTGTTLLDGIYIPNAFTPNGDAVNDDLRVYGSIVKDLHLMIFNQWGEKLFESDDQNRGWDGSYKGKPQPSGVYMYVCRMNLTDGTTVEKKGIINLIR; encoded by the coding sequence AGCTTGTTGTTCATAGCAGTAGGACTGCTGGGTATACTGCCTGTTAAAGCCCAGGTTGATATTAAACTTGGCAACAGTACATCCGGCAGCGAGATCAGCTGGTATCCCTGTCCCCTGCAGGATTATGAGCGGGGCGCCCGTGCACAGTATCTTTATCTGGCTTCAGACCTGCAGGCTGCGGGTATGGGCGCAGGTTCAATTAGTGCGCTGGGTTTTAATGTGCTTAACCTGCGTGGAATGGGCCTCGTAGAAAATTATGTAATAAAGGTAGGTTTCGTGACATTGAATAACCTGGATGAGACCAGGTGGGAAACTGTAACCACACAGGTATATGGTCCTACCCATTATCAACCGGTAGCTGGTTATAATAAATTTCAGTTTAATGCCCCGCTTACCTGGAACGGATCTGATAATATCATTGTAGAGGTTTGTAATGGAGATCCGAATGGTGGTACCAGTAACGAAAACCCTGAAGTGGCTTTTACGACGATGATGCCTTATAAGGCTGCTCACACCTATAGAGGCGATGATGGCACTGAGTGTGGTACAACGGCTGTTTCTAATACCGGTGAACTGACCACCCGTCCTGATATCCTTTTTACGTGGACTGCGGCAGCTGCCTGTACAGGCACACCGACAACTGGTACAGTGGTAGCTAATGCAGGTGAACTTTGTTCAACCGGTAAAGTGTATCTGTCTCTGAATGGTACAACACTTGCTTCTGGTCTTACTTTCCAATGGCAGTCTTCAGCTAACAATAATAGCTGGACAAATATCAGCGGTGGTTCTTTACCAAGTATCACGGTGTCTCAGACAGCGAGTACCTGGTACCGTTGTATAGTAACCTGTGCTTCTGGGAATGCGGCTACTTCAGCCAGTTTACAGGTGGCGACACCAGCTGCGGTGAGTGGCACATTTACCATTGACAGCAGACTGGCAACCGGTGGTACTAATTTCCACTCTTTCGCTGATGCGATCAACTTTATCAGATGTGGTATTAATGGTAATGTAGTATTCAATGTAGCTGCCGGTTCAGGTCCTTACACCGAGCAGGTACAGATACCGGCTATCACCGGTGCATCCGCTACCAGCACGATCACTATTAATGGTAATGCTGAGATACTGCAATACCAGTCTTCCAATGTTAAAAAACAGTACACACTTGAGCTGAATGATGCAGATTATGTAACTATCAATAACCTGCATGTTAAAGCCGAATCAGTGGACTGGTCTAAATATGGTATTCCTGTTCATCTAACCAATGATGCAGATAACAACACGATCAGCAACTGTGTCATTGACAACACTCTCACTACTTCAAATGATCAGTATGGAGGTGCTGGTATAGCATTAACCGGAGGTCCTGCATTAACAGATGATGATGCCAAGTGTGATAACAATACACTTATTAATAACACTATCACCGGAGGTTTCTATGGTATCTCCCTGTTGGGCGGACAGTTTACTTCTGTAGCCGGCAATAAGGTGATCAATAATAAAATATACGATGTACACAATGCAGGTATAAAACTGCAGGGTACATTCAATACATTGGTAGATGGTAATGAGGTTAGTAACCCGACCAGAACGACCCAGTGGTCATTCTTTGGTATTGAGCTGAGAGCACTGAATACAAAAGCTGTTGTTAACGGTAACCGTTTACATAGTCCTTATAGCGCCATGCCAGGTTTTGAAAAACCTGCTGTTGGTATACAGGTAGATATGGTGGTGGCACTTACAACCCTGGAAAATAAAATTACCAATAACCTGATCTACGATATGAACAGCGGTGCAAATGTTACCGGTATTAACTGTTCCTATTCTAATAACATCTGGTTCTATCATAACACGATCGTCCTGGATGGTGCTACTAAACCAGGTACGTATGAGACGAAAGGTTTCACGGCTGATAATGGCGCTGGTGGGCTGGAGTTTAAAAATAACCTGATCTACATCTCCAGGGCTGGCAACTTTAAAAAGTATGCCATGTATACAGATGGTGCTGGTGCTGGTCTCGTGTCCGACAGAAACGCATTCTTTATTTCTCCTACCACTACAAACGCCTTCATCGGTTATGACGGCCAGGACGCTGCCACACTTGCACAATGGCAGAGTATATCAGGTCGCGAACAGGGATCAGTATTTGGTGATCCGTTGTTCGCAGATACTGCAACTGGTAATTTCAAACCACAGAACAGTGCGATCAATGATAAAGGTCTGTACGCAGACGTAGCCGTGGATATCACAGGTGCTACACGTAGTACTACAGCCCCTGATGCCGGTGCATATGAGTTCACTCCACCGGTATGTACTGCACCTCCGACGCCTGGTACGGCTACCGTATCAAAAGCGATCGTGTGTCAGAATACATCGGTAATGCTGGGGGCGAGCGGAAATTCTATTGGCATCGGTCAGACCTATCAGTGGCAGACTGCCGTTGCTCCTGCTGGTCCTTTCACTTCCATTGGTAATGTCCTGAGCAGCCCTGATACAACTATCACTGCTACTGCGACATTGTACTATCGCGTGGCTGTGACCTGTAGTGGTAACACCACCTACGCTACTCCGGTATTACTGACTGTCAATCCGGCAATGGCCCCTAATACATATACTATTAATAAGAACGCCGCTGCTTCTGCGACTAACTTTACCAGCTTCACAGCTGCGGCAGATGCATTGTCCTGTGGTATCACCGGCCCGATAGTATTTAACGTAGTACCTGGTTCCGGTCCGTATAATGAACAATTGATTCTTGATACGATTAAAGGTTCTTCTGCGGTAAATACGGTCACTTTTAACGGTAATGGTAATACGATTGCTTATAGCTCTGATTTAACGACGGAGAGAGCCGTGGTTAAATTGCGTCATTCCGATCACGTAATTATCGATAGTCTGAATATCGACGCCAGCGGCCCTGGTGAATTTGGTTATGGCCTGCATATCATGGATCATGCAGACAGTAACATTGTACGTAGATGTACCATCCAGTTAAGCACCAATGAAAGCTGGGGTAAAACAACTGTAGTGATCAATGGTAGTGGCATGGAAGATGGCTCCAGTTACAATGCTTCTTATTGTGATGGTAATCTTATCGAGCAGAATAACATTATTGGTGGATATGTCGGTGTGACTTTATTTGGTAAGGAAGAATATCCGGTTGTCAATAACCGTATTGTAAATAATAATATAACTGACTTTGCGGAGAGTGCAATTTTCACACAAGGTACACTCAATACAGTTATCTCTGGTAACAAGATCAGCCGTCCTACGCGTGACAACAACTTCAATGACTTCTACGGTATAAGGGTTGGATTCAGCGACGGAATACTGATCGAGAATAACCGTATCTCTAATCCGTATGGTGGTAACAAAACTGTTTATGGTGGCTTTACCGGTATCTCTGTAGAACAAACCAGAGGTAAAGGCTGGAGCATTGTAAGTAACAATATCATTCATGCTACCGATGGTAGTGGTTCAAATGTAATAGGTGTCTATGGTGGATTTGCCAGCAAGACAGGTATCTATCATAACACCATTGAAATTGAAAGTTCTCCGGAATCAGATGTCTATGGTTTCTCACTGGATGCAGGTTCAGATAGCGTTGCATTTAATAATAATATCGTTAGCATAAGAAGTGCAGGCAGCACCAGATTTGACAGGATCGGTGTGAGAGTGAGCGATATAAGCAATTCAGTACTGAGCACCCGCAATAACAATATCTATCTGGCAGCAACAGGCAGAGCCTATATTGCGAAGCTTGAACAGGCTACGGTAGCAAATATTGCTGATTGGCAGGCTAGTCCATTCGGTGCCGGTTCTATTAGCGTAGCGCCGATCTATGTAGATGCTACCAATGGTAATTATGCACCGGTGATCTCTCCATTTGATAATGCGGGTATACCAGTGGGTATAGCTAAAGATATTATCGGCACTAACAGAAGTACTACTACTCCTGACCTGGGTGCATATGAGATCAATATTCCTGCATGTACTGCGCCTCCTACACCTGGTACTGCAACTGCTACGCCTAACAGTGGTCTCTGTCTGGGTGATACAGTGAAACTCAACCTGACAGGTAACTCTCAGGGTGGTACCCAGACCTACCACTGGCAACATGCAAAAGCTGCTGCCGGTCCTTGGACCAGCTTCGGTGAATGGCAGTTTGTGCCAGATATGGTGACGCCAATGACATTTGAAAACTATTTCCGCTGTATAGTAGTATGTGGAACAGATACCACTTACTCTGCAGCCGTACAGGTGAATATGAACGCAGCATTCGCTGCTGGCCTTTATACGATCAATCCTGCTAAACCTGCCGGTGTGACTAACTTCCAGTCTTTCACCAAAGCTGTAGAAGCCCTGGAATGTGGTATCGATGGTCCGGTTGTATTTGACGTAGCACCAGCTACTTATAATGAACATATCAGAATGCATGAAGTAGCGGGCGCAGGTCCTGACAGCAGGATTACCTTCCGCAGTGAGAATGGAAATGTAGCAGGTGTGGTGTTGACTTATAAATCTCCTTATGACAGTAACTATATCGTTGCACTGGATAGTGCCAGCTATGTGACTTTCCAGGGTATTACCATGAAGTCAACTGATAACAACTACGGTAAAGTGATCGTGTTGTCAGGTACAACTTCTTATGATAGCATCCTCAATTGTAAACTCAGTGCGCCACGTCAGATCAACAGCAGCACAGATGTCGCTGTGATCATCGGTGAAAGCTACCTGGGTAAGAACATGGTGATCAAGGGTAACACGATTGAAAATGGTTCTGCAGGTGTATACCTCTATGGTATCGGTGATCAGAGCCAGTCTCTTGACCACGTGATCGATAGTAATATCATCAATAACAGCTTCAAATGGGGTATCTATTCTCAGTATACCAGCCGTTTGCAGATGACCCGCAACATTATCAACCTGGACGGTGATATGAGCAGCACGGGTTATGGTATGTATGTGTTTGAGTCTGATACCGCATGGCAGATCAATCATAATACCATTAATATCCTGAATTCATTGTCTGGCGACAGGATCTATGGTATACAAGCAAGATGGGGTAATACAACTACCTACGCGCCGTTTGAGATCATCGGTAACAAGATCATTGCACTGACCAATAACAAAGCATCTATTTACGGTTTACACACCGGAGATAACAGCAACTCAAACGTTATCAATAACGTGATAAGTGTGGTGACTGCTCATAAAACTGTATACGCACTGTATGTAGATGGTGATAAGTCAGCTACTTACTATAACAATACAATCTATAACGGCTCTCCTGATCTGTCAGGTAAAACAACCAACATCACCGCCAGATTCAGAGATGATGAAGGTAGCAGTGTGGTCGTGAGGAACAATATCTTCAGTCATGGTGCCGCAGGTATCGCGCTGGATATGGGCAGTGTAACAGGAGAAAACACGGATTATAATCTGATCCACTCTTCAGGCGCTGTACTGGCATCCAGCAATTTGTATAAAGATGCTACCCTGGCTTCATGGGTAGGTCATACCGGACTGGATGTGCACTCTATTTTCTATAAACCAGCTATCAACCTGAATGACGGTAGCCCGATTGTGAATAGTAGTGACGTATGGGCCCTGAATGGTCGTGGTGTACAGATGCCATGGAATAATCTGGATATCAATGATCAGGCAAGGTCTGTGACGCTACAGGATGGTGTGCCGGATCTGGGGGCATATGAATTTGTACCTACATCGACACCTGCACTCCTGACCGCTGTACCAGCCACACCAGCCGCAGGCACTACTCAGCACTTCATGATGGGTTCTGACAGCGTAATGTCTATCTCATGGGCCGCAGGTGCACCAGTGCCGGCTACTGTGAATATCAGAAGATATACAGGAACAACGCCACCAAATGTATCTGCATCCGTGGAAAAAATGTACTTCTATAATGATGTGGAAACAACAGGTTCCGGTACATATGACTTCTCCGTGAAGACATTCTACATGGACCCTTGGCAGGGCTTTGTGAGGTCACAGTCTCAGCTGGGATTAGGAAGAACTGACGCAGCGGATAAATGGCTGGTAGGCGATAGCAGCAAAGTAGATGAGTTCAATAATTATATCACAGAACCTAAGTTGAGCTTCCTGGATAAATTCACAGGTCTGGTGGATAGTGCAAGGGCCGTAGTGCCGGTTGTGATCCCGCCAGCAGATAGCTCAAACAGAGGAACGCGTTTCTGGGTGGCATACGGTCACCATGAGTTCTTCCCGGGTGATAATGATCAGGACATGGTATTGTACCTGAGTGCACAGGAGGCTGCGGATGTAACTGTTAAAGTGAATGGTACAAACTGGATCAAACATTATCATCTGGATGCAAATACTACATTATCTACAGACAGAATACCAAAGAATGGACTGGAAGATGCCCGTCTCGTAGCAGAAGGTCTGTTTGACAGAGGTATCAGTATCGAGAGTGATAAACCGATCGTAGCCTATGCGCATATCTATGGTGAACAGTCTTCCGGTGCAACCATGTTATTGCCGGTAGGTACCTACGGATATGAATATTATGCACTGGGTTACAACCAGGTGTATGGTGCCGGTGACTACTCATGGGCTTATGTGATCGCAGATCAACCGAATACAGTCGTAGAAATCACGCCTTCCGTGCCTACTGCTACTGGTCATCCCGCTAACGTACCATTTACAGTAACATTGAATAAAGGTGACGTATACCAGGTGTTAGGTGCAAGAGTAGACGACAGAACCGGATACGATATAACCGGAACAAGGTTCAAAGCAGTATCTAACTCCATCGGAAAATGTTATCCGATCGCTGTATTCTCAGGTAGTAGCCGTACAAGTGTAAGTTGTGATCCGTCTGGTAGTGGTGGAAACGGAGACAACATCATACAACAGTGTTTCCCTTCACAGGCATGGGGTAAACGTTACCTGACCGCTCCGACATCTACAGACGAGGACCCTTCAAAGATGATGGGTAACGTATACAGGATTATGGTAAAAGATCCGGCAACGGTTGTGAAAGTGGATGGTACCGTACTGACAGGGCTTAATAAAGGACGTTTCTATCAGTATGTAAGTGAAGCACCTACTTACATCGAGGCAGATCAGCCAGTGATGGTTGCCCAGTATATGGCATCATGGGGCAGATGTTTTAATACCGGTGGCTATGGTGATCCTGAGATGATCTATCTCAGCCCGATCGAACAGGGTATTAACAAACTCGGTTTCTATCGTAATACGGAGGAAGGCATCCAGACAAACTATCTGACACTGATCATTCCAACAAATGGTGTGAGTAGTCTGAAGATCGATAACAGCACACTGGTAGACTATAAATATCCTCACCCTTCTTTACCGGGCTATACTGTGGTAGTAAAACGTTGGGATGCTACTCAGGCACAGACCTATGTAGAAAGTGACTCTGCCTTTACAGCGATCACTTACGGTCTGGGTGAAGATGAAAGCTACGGTTACAACGCCGGTACGCTGGTAAGAAACCTGAACACACGTACATCTATCTCCAATGTGAATAATGGTACAGGTGCTTCGAATGATTACACCTGTGTGAACACGCCTTTCCGTTTCACATTTATCTCTACAACTACACCAGCTACATTACAATGGAACATCAGTAAAGTAAGCAACATTACGCCTGCAGCTGACGTGATCCAGAATGCACCGGTACCGGTTGATTCCTTTATCGCTAACGGTAAGAAATACTACCGCTTCGCGATCGATGCAGACTACTCCTTCTCTCAGGCAGGTACTTATTATGTACCAGTTGTCATGCAGGATCCAACATTTGAAGGTTGTGATAATAAGATAGAAACTTATCTGCCGGTAACAGTTATCGCGGCACCAAAGGTAGACTATACCACAGCTTTCAATGGTTGTGTAAGTGACTCAGTGCACTTCACAGGTGAGGGTAGCACGATCAATAGTACTACCATCAGCAAATGGAAATGGGAATTTGGTAACAGCGCTATCGACAGCATACAGTCTCCTGTATACCTGTATAGCACGGGCGGTACCTACACCGTAAAACTGAGCCTGGTAGCAGCAGATGGTTGTATCGCTGATACAGCGAAAGACCTGGAAGTGAAAGGACCAGCAGAAGGTATACTGGTGAATGATTCTCTCACCGTATGTAGCGGTAGCAATATCAGTTTTGAAGTACAGAGCCCTGCGGCGGATGTAGTCTACAACTGGTACGATGCACCAACAGGTGGTAATTTAATCACTACCAACAGTACACTGAGTGTTACCAATGTTACCGCTAACGCGAAGTACTACCTGGAAACAAATAAAGATGGTTGCGCTGCACCTGTTCGTACAGAAGCAGAGGTGATCGTACTGCCACAGCTGACAGCACCAGTTGTTAAGCTGGACTCTACTGGTGTAAATGCCCTGCGCTTTACCTGGGATGCAGTCGCTAATGCCACAGGATACCAGGTGTCGACAGATGGTCTGAACTGGATCACGCCTTCTTCCGGCAGCCAGGGACTGTCTCATACCATCACCGGTTTACAACCAGTACAGGAAGTGAAACTGTGGGTAAGAGCACTGGGTTGTGCGCCAATGGATGCGGGTCCGGTAACGGGTACTACATTGCTGGATGGCATCTATATCCCGAATGCTTTCACACCTAACGGAGATGCGGTGAATGATGACCTGAGAGTGTATGGTAGCATCGTGAAAGATCTGCACCTGATGATCTTCAACCAGTGGGGAGAGAAACTGTTCGAATCCGACGACCAGAACAGAGGATGGGATGGTAGCTACAAAGGCAAACCGCAGCCATCAGGTGTGTATATGTATGTATGCAGAATGAACCTCACAGATGGCACAACGGTAGAAAAGAAAGGAATCATCAACCTGATCAGATAA